In one Chitinophaga sancti genomic region, the following are encoded:
- a CDS encoding DEAD/DEAH box helicase — protein sequence MAFHKLHPRLQDFVKDKKWPDLTDIQKAAFDPIYNKESCTIEAPTSGGKTEAVLFPLLTRLSGQRKVGFRVLYIAPLKALLNDLALRVIPYAKRCYLDAFKWHGDVSQADKIQQILFPADILLTTPESLEAILLRKANKADIFSSLETIVIDEAHYFALTERGSHLLSLLERICAYTDEDPQRIAVTATIGNPEGLLQWMMGDRLGGRSIKVAGNNSKERDFKLHFFMDDGSGMQDHLYNLLIRKKSIVFERSRTLCEDTAARINERNIRLQSRFPVRVKTHHSSVSKDLREEAENSIKSKDLETLDAIISTSTLELGIDIGDLDQVIQIGDLTSSGSFLQRVGRTGRRPGKAQFFRGLCADQEQLPIIIGCISLGLKRNSEAILFPTKAFHILAHQFICYILQNHGATADQMWSVFTRVHSFSKITKEELQTLIDYMITEDYLRVVQGNILLTSEKTEKQFLRANWKRLFAIFDTGPMYTVVDGKRVIGTLDSGFARNQPMPFIFVLGGQEWDTIKIDHETQQVSVKRNETGIAPKWKTISSFDVPFELAQEIGKLLMGEDDLEFLDVQAKRMFDAQRNTYKELEWEKGHWIMDVSEELGRVYLWNFSGDKINRAVHTYLLSEIDGTVSYDYRYLVITAKEHLASLSEKVYELMIGILNKSEIEVRSQIEANLNPKWFSKFSECLSDDLKKRTIIEKDMDVAGLIRELNLGVIDY from the coding sequence ATGGCATTTCATAAATTACATCCAAGGTTGCAGGATTTTGTTAAGGATAAAAAATGGCCCGATTTAACCGATATCCAGAAAGCAGCATTTGACCCTATTTATAACAAAGAGAGTTGTACAATTGAAGCACCGACTTCCGGAGGGAAAACGGAGGCGGTGCTATTCCCATTACTTACTAGATTATCAGGACAACGAAAGGTTGGATTTAGGGTCTTATATATAGCCCCATTGAAAGCGTTATTGAATGATTTGGCCCTGAGGGTAATCCCTTATGCGAAGCGTTGTTATTTGGATGCTTTTAAATGGCATGGAGATGTAAGTCAAGCCGATAAAATTCAGCAAATATTGTTTCCTGCTGATATATTATTAACTACTCCGGAATCATTAGAAGCAATTTTATTAAGAAAAGCGAACAAGGCTGATATTTTTTCCAGTTTGGAAACGATTGTAATAGATGAAGCGCACTATTTTGCGTTAACAGAAAGAGGATCACATTTACTTTCCTTACTGGAAAGAATATGTGCCTATACTGATGAGGATCCTCAGCGAATTGCAGTCACCGCTACTATTGGTAATCCTGAAGGATTATTACAGTGGATGATGGGCGATCGCTTAGGAGGTAGGAGTATCAAAGTAGCCGGAAATAATTCGAAAGAAAGAGATTTTAAGCTTCACTTTTTTATGGATGATGGGAGCGGCATGCAGGACCATCTTTATAATTTACTTATAAGAAAGAAGTCTATTGTTTTTGAGCGATCCAGAACCCTGTGTGAAGATACTGCTGCCCGAATTAATGAAAGAAATATCCGCTTACAATCCAGATTTCCTGTTAGAGTGAAAACGCATCATTCTTCTGTTAGTAAGGATCTAAGAGAGGAGGCTGAGAATTCGATAAAGAGTAAGGATTTGGAAACGCTAGATGCCATTATCAGTACTTCCACATTGGAACTCGGAATTGATATAGGAGACCTGGATCAAGTAATTCAAATTGGCGATTTGACCAGTTCCGGATCTTTTTTGCAAAGGGTTGGTAGAACCGGCAGACGACCAGGCAAAGCACAATTTTTCAGAGGATTGTGTGCTGATCAGGAGCAATTGCCAATTATCATTGGTTGCATCTCGCTTGGACTAAAACGTAACTCTGAAGCTATATTATTTCCAACGAAGGCATTTCATATTTTGGCACACCAATTTATTTGCTATATTCTTCAAAACCACGGCGCTACTGCGGATCAGATGTGGTCTGTGTTTACAAGGGTACATTCGTTTAGTAAGATTACAAAGGAGGAGTTACAGACCCTGATAGACTATATGATAACAGAAGATTATCTGAGGGTGGTTCAGGGGAATATTTTATTAACCAGTGAGAAAACGGAGAAGCAGTTTCTACGGGCAAACTGGAAGCGTTTATTTGCAATATTTGATACAGGCCCAATGTACACTGTAGTGGACGGGAAAAGGGTTATAGGTACACTGGACTCCGGATTCGCAAGGAATCAACCAATGCCCTTTATTTTTGTTCTAGGTGGGCAGGAATGGGATACAATCAAGATTGATCATGAAACACAACAGGTATCTGTAAAGAGAAATGAGACGGGTATTGCTCCTAAATGGAAGACAATCAGTAGTTTTGATGTTCCGTTTGAATTGGCGCAGGAAATTGGAAAATTGCTGATGGGTGAGGATGACCTTGAATTTTTAGATGTACAGGCAAAAAGAATGTTTGATGCGCAAAGAAACACTTATAAAGAGTTGGAATGGGAAAAAGGACATTGGATAATGGACGTTTCAGAAGAGTTGGGAAGAGTATATTTATGGAATTTTTCAGGGGATAAGATTAATAGAGCTGTACATACATATCTGCTGTCAGAAATTGATGGTACTGTGAGCTACGATTATAGGTATCTGGTGATAACTGCTAAGGAGCATTTGGCTAGTTTGAGTGAAAAGGTGTATGAGCTGATGATTGGAATATTGAATAAGTCTGAAATTGAAGTAAGATCTCAAATAGAAGCTAATCTAAATCCCAAATGGTTTTCGAAATTTTCCGAATGTCTTTCTGATGATCTGAAGAAGCGAACTATTATCGAAAAGGATATGGATGTTGCGGGCCTGATAAGGGAGTTGAATTTGGGCGTAATAGATTATTAA
- a CDS encoding BREX system ATP-binding domain-containing protein, with translation MKLLSILESYDTASLDQLSSDKIDEAISLRLPQSVIVQEIISALSSQSYISDKILYSRPPAFAILNLILQSPSFMMDIEDFRSKVLIHVKELSARADQDTSLADKNPKLYIKILKRAWENDGLIDKSEANILELVKSELGVWDREHFVLMHHTSILDLWNIEQEYFAARNFLLTTGIVLTHDNKYVIADDVAIPIRKTFGIELMDEPYKRLLNCFKREDLALLLGHYQLNVGGTKDILIGRILGSLIPVSDVLGYFNLEELREICRHENIPVAGSKSTVIANIIRFFDDEMDLKLQELETVAPGAPPEYEPREMMQEVYAKMLNVLTIQQLYDILRQNDLMTSGSKEEKIKRVMDSYMSERSIFSLLRKEDLSQLCRKFNLAVTGSKQELVGRLLDYVPVVAITTNELPVVINEVPALVTNTIGSFIPVSNSEPVALPIAWDEVNSKFPNYSYGEKIVLAILKDAKSITEQDLTRIVQKHRLGWFLHKAHMAELIAKLRRDNKQYIQIKSIQNNNIYQWTANDIADSQILEKKSARDIIDALRHGVVPKHNLDLLMVGQQTARKHLSDILMEVNANKTHFKFIKGQYGSGKTFLCSWLREFALNNEFAVSFMNISHDQPLSDLPIFFSGVINGLRTPEKTDSGALVDILESWLLNVHNKTARIEGIDISNGDNSEKLIKIVEKSIEVELANLNDIEPGFSQALRAFYEGKVTGNLELVSNAVAWIMGSRSLSAQALRDIGVKGILESNNVFPRMRALLEIINGASYKGLLLLVDELELVRKFPQARQREMALETLRLLIDEAGRNALPGCLIIFTGTDEFFEDERFGIKSYEALAERVLPLYTHDKLVAMRQPIISLEALDSERLSHVIFKIRDLYGIAYGWDANHYADDTSILKLIEEWTMFGGESIDRKPRPILREFIQMLDLCEENKGVYLSQFLKKNIFDSALVDSVNSN, from the coding sequence ATGAAACTACTCAGTATCCTGGAAAGTTACGACACCGCATCGTTAGACCAACTTTCCTCCGATAAAATAGATGAAGCGATTAGCCTTAGATTACCTCAATCAGTCATTGTTCAGGAAATTATTTCGGCCCTCAGTTCCCAATCATATATATCAGACAAGATATTATATTCCAGGCCTCCGGCTTTTGCTATATTGAACCTTATTCTTCAATCACCATCATTTATGATGGATATTGAAGACTTCAGGTCTAAGGTGTTAATTCATGTTAAGGAGTTATCTGCCAGAGCTGATCAGGATACCTCCCTTGCGGATAAAAATCCTAAGCTATATATTAAAATATTGAAACGTGCATGGGAAAATGATGGGTTAATTGATAAAAGTGAGGCGAATATTCTGGAACTGGTAAAATCGGAGCTTGGTGTTTGGGACCGCGAGCATTTTGTGCTTATGCATCATACATCCATACTTGATCTCTGGAATATTGAGCAGGAGTATTTTGCCGCGAGAAACTTTTTACTAACTACGGGCATAGTCCTTACACATGATAACAAATATGTGATAGCTGATGATGTTGCTATTCCAATCAGGAAGACATTCGGTATTGAGTTGATGGATGAACCTTACAAGCGATTACTTAATTGTTTTAAACGGGAGGACCTGGCTTTGCTATTAGGTCATTATCAGTTGAATGTTGGTGGAACTAAAGATATATTGATTGGTCGGATCCTGGGTAGTCTCATTCCTGTGTCTGACGTATTGGGTTATTTTAATCTTGAAGAACTTAGGGAAATATGCAGACATGAAAATATTCCTGTGGCAGGATCAAAAAGTACAGTCATTGCGAATATTATTCGGTTCTTCGATGATGAAATGGATTTAAAGTTACAAGAATTGGAGACTGTGGCTCCAGGGGCTCCTCCTGAGTATGAACCAAGAGAAATGATGCAGGAGGTATATGCAAAGATGTTAAATGTTCTGACCATTCAGCAATTGTATGATATTCTTCGGCAGAATGATTTGATGACAAGTGGTTCGAAAGAAGAGAAGATCAAGCGTGTGATGGATAGCTATATGTCTGAGCGATCAATTTTTAGTCTTTTAAGGAAAGAAGATTTGAGTCAACTGTGCCGCAAATTTAATCTGGCGGTAACCGGATCAAAGCAGGAACTGGTTGGTCGCTTATTGGATTATGTGCCTGTAGTGGCTATTACAACTAATGAATTACCTGTCGTAATAAATGAAGTACCCGCATTAGTTACAAATACAATTGGTTCATTTATACCGGTTTCAAATAGTGAACCAGTAGCGTTACCTATAGCATGGGATGAGGTTAACAGTAAATTCCCCAATTATTCATATGGAGAAAAAATAGTACTGGCCATTTTGAAAGACGCTAAATCCATTACAGAACAGGATTTAACCAGAATAGTGCAAAAGCACCGGTTGGGTTGGTTTCTTCATAAAGCCCACATGGCAGAGTTGATTGCTAAATTGAGAAGAGATAATAAGCAATATATCCAAATTAAGAGCATACAGAATAACAATATTTATCAATGGACGGCAAATGATATTGCCGATAGCCAGATTTTAGAAAAGAAGTCAGCCCGTGATATTATTGATGCTTTACGTCATGGTGTAGTACCTAAACATAATTTAGATCTTTTGATGGTAGGACAGCAGACTGCAAGAAAGCATCTCTCAGATATACTCATGGAAGTAAATGCTAATAAAACTCATTTTAAATTTATAAAGGGCCAGTATGGCTCAGGTAAAACGTTTCTTTGCTCATGGTTAAGAGAGTTTGCACTAAACAATGAGTTTGCTGTATCATTTATGAATATTAGTCATGATCAGCCATTGTCTGATCTCCCTATATTTTTTTCAGGGGTAATAAATGGACTTCGAACACCCGAAAAAACGGACTCAGGTGCCTTGGTAGATATTCTGGAATCCTGGTTATTAAACGTACATAACAAGACCGCTAGAATAGAAGGAATTGATATCTCTAACGGGGATAATTCTGAGAAACTAATTAAGATTGTAGAAAAGTCTATTGAAGTCGAGTTAGCGAATCTAAATGATATTGAACCTGGATTTTCACAAGCATTGCGAGCCTTCTATGAAGGTAAAGTAACCGGAAATTTGGAGTTAGTGTCAAATGCGGTTGCATGGATAATGGGGAGCAGATCTCTCTCAGCCCAAGCGCTTAGGGATATAGGGGTAAAGGGTATACTTGAATCAAACAATGTTTTCCCGAGAATGCGTGCCTTATTGGAGATAATAAATGGTGCTAGCTACAAGGGGTTGTTATTACTTGTTGATGAGTTGGAACTGGTAAGAAAGTTCCCGCAGGCAAGGCAGCGTGAGATGGCTTTAGAAACACTTCGACTCCTCATTGACGAGGCCGGAAGGAATGCACTTCCTGGTTGTCTTATTATATTTACCGGTACAGATGAGTTCTTTGAAGATGAAAGATTTGGAATTAAGAGCTATGAAGCATTAGCAGAACGGGTATTACCTCTTTATACACATGACAAACTGGTGGCAATGCGCCAGCCTATTATTAGCCTTGAGGCCCTGGATTCAGAACGTTTATCCCATGTAATATTTAAAATCCGGGATTTATACGGTATCGCATATGGATGGGATGCGAATCACTATGCAGATGACACATCAATTCTGAAACTGATTGAGGAGTGGACCATGTTTGGAGGAGAAAGTATTGATAGAAAGCCAAGGCCCATATTAAGAGAGTTTATTCAGATGCTCGACCTATGTGAAGAAAATAAAGGAGTTTATTTATCACAGTTTTTGAAAAAAAACATTTTTGATTCTGCGTTGGTAGATTCTGTTAATTCAAATTGA
- a CDS encoding RICIN domain-containing protein has protein sequence MKTKLAFIASAMLAFACNKEQADLSSLKMSNSAAVVAVAVTSGDFKGVNWADSRDNFADDALILSGTVSTETYASMQTKADYILNGFVAAGANTVRLPVNPSTVNSTFWSTYKGAIDKAVSKNMKVLLGYWEGSSSRDGLIDNTTTFWRMWDTIVANYRSNTLVYFEFFNEPHGYSATDLKTLYNTFVNRYPGLPKNRFVLDGTGYSSDVNTIGADARFDSCLLSFHDYTWFESSKTTTADWEQPVKSLSYPTRTIVTEFGTVMTDGTNYTGAPGSNVNNTYLQGMTNTLHDLGVGCVYWPGLRTGDTYSMFTATGSALTTNNTSGLTRLKYAWGTGTITPPYASFTAGTYYKVINKNSGKSLEVYNQSTANSAAIDQWDYWGGTNQQWTFNALGSNYQSVINRNSAKALDVNGASATAGAGLIQYDYSGGTNQQWQVIDIGFGYYKVLNRNSGFALDVNAASTANGAGMIQWNWNSGGNQQWQITAL, from the coding sequence ATGAAAACCAAATTAGCCTTCATTGCGAGTGCAATGCTCGCCTTTGCCTGCAATAAAGAGCAGGCAGATCTGTCGTCACTCAAAATGTCTAACTCCGCTGCTGTTGTAGCTGTTGCTGTCACCTCCGGTGATTTCAAAGGTGTAAACTGGGCGGATAGCAGAGACAACTTTGCCGATGATGCACTGATCCTTTCCGGCACGGTATCCACAGAAACCTACGCCAGTATGCAAACCAAGGCCGACTACATCCTCAATGGCTTTGTCGCTGCCGGTGCAAACACCGTCCGGTTACCGGTCAATCCATCAACAGTTAACAGTACTTTCTGGTCTACTTACAAAGGTGCAATTGACAAAGCTGTTTCCAAAAATATGAAGGTGCTTTTAGGCTACTGGGAAGGGTCTTCCTCCCGCGATGGCCTTATTGACAATACGACTACATTCTGGCGGATGTGGGATACGATTGTTGCGAATTACAGGTCAAATACACTGGTGTATTTTGAGTTTTTCAATGAACCGCACGGGTATAGTGCAACTGATTTGAAAACACTTTACAACACCTTTGTGAACCGCTATCCTGGTTTGCCTAAAAACAGGTTTGTATTAGATGGAACGGGCTATTCTTCTGACGTAAATACGATTGGAGCAGATGCACGTTTTGATAGTTGTCTATTATCATTCCACGATTACACCTGGTTTGAAAGCAGCAAAACAACGACAGCAGATTGGGAGCAGCCGGTGAAATCCTTGTCTTATCCTACAAGAACGATTGTGACGGAATTTGGTACTGTGATGACGGATGGAACGAATTATACGGGGGCACCTGGTTCTAATGTGAATAACACTTATTTGCAGGGAATGACGAATACCTTGCATGATCTGGGGGTGGGATGTGTATACTGGCCGGGCTTAAGAACGGGGGATACTTATAGTATGTTCACTGCTACAGGTTCTGCATTGACAACAAATAATACGTCTGGTTTGACCAGGCTGAAATATGCGTGGGGTACAGGAACGATTACACCGCCGTATGCATCTTTTACAGCGGGTACTTATTACAAGGTGATTAATAAGAACAGTGGCAAATCACTGGAGGTGTATAATCAGTCTACCGCGAATAGTGCGGCAATTGATCAGTGGGATTATTGGGGTGGCACCAACCAGCAGTGGACGTTTAATGCGTTGGGGAGTAATTATCAGTCTGTGATTAACAGGAATAGTGCAAAGGCTTTGGATGTGAATGGGGCGTCTGCGACAGCGGGTGCGGGCCTTATACAGTATGATTATTCAGGTGGTACGAACCAGCAGTGGCAGGTGATTGATATTGGGTTTGGGTATTATAAGGTGTTGAATAGAAATAGTGGGTTTGCGCTGGATGTGAATGCGGCGTCTACGGCGAATGGGGCAGGAATGATACAGTGGAATTGGAATAGCGGGGGGAACCAGCAGTGGCAGATAACGGCTTTGTAA